From the Natranaeroarchaeum aerophilus genome, one window contains:
- a CDS encoding ABC transporter ATP-binding protein: protein MSKQEELDQTTGSPDPILEIRDLNVYFEMDRGRSRVIDDVDLDIQRGEIIGIVGESGSGKSMLASSLLDAVVEPGVTTGEVTYRTTDGEEVDVLDLPEEELREFRWEQISMVFQGALSSFNPTMAMREHFEETLEAHGYAVDSGMERAANVLSDLYLDPDRVLDSYPHELSGGMKQRALIALALVLEPEVLVMDEPTAALDLLMQRSIVSLLSEIRDKYDLTMVFITHDLPLVTKLADRIGVLYAFELVELADTESILRDPAHPYTRALLNATPNLDAPLEEMRPIEGSAPDPVNVPAGCSYHERCPLATSKCERDPPSFERISETQEVACHHWEDVDEIPLTTEVDQ from the coding sequence ATGAGCAAACAGGAAGAACTCGACCAGACGACCGGTAGCCCAGACCCGATCCTTGAGATTCGCGATCTGAACGTTTATTTCGAGATGGACCGCGGGAGATCGCGGGTAATCGACGACGTTGATCTCGACATCCAGCGAGGCGAGATCATCGGGATCGTCGGTGAATCCGGATCTGGGAAGTCGATGCTTGCCTCCTCGTTGCTCGATGCGGTCGTCGAGCCTGGCGTCACTACTGGCGAGGTAACCTATCGGACGACGGACGGTGAGGAAGTCGACGTGCTCGACCTCCCCGAGGAGGAGCTCCGGGAGTTCCGCTGGGAGCAGATCTCGATGGTGTTCCAGGGGGCGCTCTCCTCGTTTAATCCGACGATGGCGATGCGCGAACACTTCGAGGAGACCCTCGAAGCGCACGGGTACGCCGTCGACTCGGGGATGGAGCGCGCGGCAAACGTGCTGAGCGATCTGTATCTCGATCCAGACAGAGTGCTGGACTCGTATCCACACGAGCTGTCCGGCGGGATGAAACAGCGGGCGCTGATCGCGCTGGCACTCGTGCTGGAGCCGGAGGTGCTCGTGATGGACGAGCCAACAGCAGCACTCGATCTGCTTATGCAGCGCTCGATCGTGAGCCTGCTATCGGAGATCCGTGACAAGTACGATCTGACGATGGTGTTTATCACCCACGATCTGCCGCTGGTCACGAAGCTCGCGGACCGGATCGGCGTCCTGTACGCCTTCGAGCTCGTGGAGCTTGCGGACACGGAGTCGATTCTCCGGGATCCCGCACACCCATACACACGAGCGCTATTGAATGCGACGCCAAACCTCGATGCGCCACTCGAAGAGATGCGCCCGATCGAGGGCTCCGCACCCGACCCGGTGAACGTCCCGGCGGGCTGTTCCTACCACGAGCGGTGCCCGCTGGCCACTTCCAAGTGTGAACGCGATCCACCGTCGTTCGAGCGGATTAGCGAGACTCAGGAGGTCGCCTGTCACCACTGGGAAGACGTCGACGAGATCCCGCTGACCACGGAGGTCGACCAATGA
- a CDS encoding ABC transporter permease, giving the protein MSNRTDSVDLLESTEAIETVADETLDRRERWALTIERSLLAPARIVWADMRARVGIVIISLFVAMGVIGTRIVDEPRTNQGERLEPAFQSLAHPLGTDAVGRDVLGQIVHATPNMLLMILSGGLFVTVMATVVGTTSGYLGGSTDRSIMAVTDIVMTIPGLPLVVILAAVLTPTNPIVIGVILTINAWAGLARAIRSQVLTIRRSPYVEASKAMGMSTASISRRDILPNIMPYVLINFVNAARNVIFASVGLYFIGVLPYDGVVNWGVMIDLAYQGGGLQSMAAAHWLFAPLITITLLSFGLIMFSQGTDRMFNPRVRARHSTTTKTDDEDGAASAPTGDHA; this is encoded by the coding sequence ATGAGCAATCGAACTGACTCGGTCGACCTGCTGGAGAGCACCGAGGCAATCGAAACGGTCGCTGACGAAACACTGGACAGACGCGAGCGGTGGGCACTCACCATTGAGCGTAGCCTTCTTGCTCCAGCTCGAATCGTCTGGGCAGATATGCGGGCTCGCGTCGGTATCGTAATTATCTCTCTGTTCGTCGCGATGGGCGTGATCGGCACGCGTATCGTCGACGAACCGCGAACCAACCAGGGAGAACGTCTCGAACCGGCGTTTCAGAGTCTCGCACACCCGCTTGGAACGGACGCCGTTGGGCGTGATGTTCTCGGACAGATCGTCCACGCCACACCGAACATGCTGTTGATGATCCTTTCAGGCGGGCTGTTCGTTACGGTGATGGCGACCGTTGTCGGGACAACTTCGGGCTATCTCGGCGGAAGTACGGATCGATCGATCATGGCAGTTACTGATATTGTGATGACGATCCCTGGACTGCCACTCGTCGTGATTCTGGCCGCAGTGCTGACACCAACAAACCCAATCGTAATCGGCGTGATCCTGACGATCAACGCATGGGCTGGTCTAGCACGGGCCATTCGATCACAAGTCCTGACGATCCGGAGGAGCCCTTACGTCGAAGCATCGAAAGCAATGGGGATGTCGACGGCATCGATCTCACGACGTGACATTCTACCGAACATCATGCCGTACGTGCTGATCAACTTCGTCAACGCGGCACGAAACGTCATCTTCGCATCCGTTGGTCTGTACTTCATCGGTGTGCTCCCCTACGACGGCGTCGTCAACTGGGGCGTTATGATCGATCTGGCCTACCAGGGCGGTGGGCTCCAGTCGATGGCGGCAGCACACTGGCTGTTCGCCCCGCTGATCACGATTACCCTGCTTTCGTTCGGGCTAATCATGTTCTCACAGGGTACAGACCGGATGTTCAATCCACGTGTCCGCGCTCGACACTCGACGACGACGAAGACCGACGACGAGGACGGAGCAGCATCGGCACCCACAGGTGATCACGCATGA
- a CDS encoding ABC transporter permease, with product MKRYLVERTGQLVVTIFAVMSLTFFLIRGLPGGPADAIRADLIQNNPEMSTDQINRRVEAQLNVMPDAPLHEQYVSYVAALLRGDMGQSISQGAPVTEIIASAAPWTIFMIGTAVAFAFVIGISAGAIMAYREGTKFDTNSTVLAILMNSIPDYIYGLIFLWGLSYQLGVFPTGGRFSSTTEPTVNPLAPVETLTFFGDALYHAALPITSIVFVAWGGWALGMRGNSIQVLGEDYLRVARLRGLPQRRIALRYVGRNAILPMYTSMLITIGFLLGGSIIIEQVFAYPGMGYYMIEALQLRDYPLMMGVFLIITITVALGVYVADLTYGMIDPRASVGDSQ from the coding sequence ATGAAACGATATCTCGTGGAACGCACCGGGCAACTGGTGGTCACCATCTTTGCAGTGATGTCGCTGACGTTTTTTTTGATTCGGGGACTTCCAGGCGGACCTGCGGATGCAATACGGGCTGATCTCATCCAGAACAACCCTGAGATGAGTACCGACCAGATCAACCGGCGAGTCGAGGCCCAACTGAACGTCATGCCCGACGCCCCGCTCCACGAGCAGTATGTCTCCTACGTTGCTGCACTACTCCGTGGAGACATGGGGCAGTCAATTTCACAGGGGGCGCCGGTCACCGAAATCATCGCGAGCGCAGCTCCGTGGACGATCTTCATGATCGGAACCGCTGTGGCGTTCGCGTTCGTGATCGGGATCTCGGCTGGTGCCATCATGGCCTACCGCGAGGGAACGAAATTCGATACCAACTCGACTGTCCTGGCGATCCTGATGAACTCCATTCCCGATTACATCTACGGGCTGATCTTCCTCTGGGGACTCTCGTACCAACTGGGCGTCTTCCCGACTGGAGGACGATTCTCCAGCACGACCGAGCCGACTGTCAATCCGCTTGCACCGGTGGAGACGTTGACGTTCTTCGGTGACGCTCTCTACCACGCCGCGTTGCCGATCACGTCGATTGTGTTCGTCGCCTGGGGCGGCTGGGCACTCGGGATGCGTGGGAACAGCATCCAGGTGCTCGGCGAGGACTATCTCCGTGTCGCTCGTCTCCGTGGGCTCCCACAGCGACGGATCGCGTTACGGTATGTCGGTCGCAACGCGATCCTTCCGATGTACACGTCAATGCTGATCACGATTGGGTTCCTACTCGGCGGATCGATCATTATCGAGCAGGTGTTCGCGTATCCGGGAATGGGCTACTACATGATCGAAGCACTGCAGCTACGCGATTATCCACTGATGATGGGTGTGTTCCTGATCATTACGATCACCGTCGCGCTCGGCGTGTACGTTGCAGACCTCACGTACGGCATGATCGATCCACGCGCCAGCGTAGGTGATTCACAATGA
- a CDS encoding ABC transporter substrate-binding protein, with translation MSSLAGCFGNGDDGPGEEEELPDPSETEFVDTEFVTPVVVPPQNMQFNPYNDSNYPWRPGLVLFDDLVYLEKLDNTFRPGAVADWTVTESDVTLELRDGLTWHNGTDITAEDLVRKLKLEIHDGSNLGNYVDLDTIVASDDSTVEMELEQTVGEEMLLNFFMEITLDTPAEYYQEFLEDFEDGGEGENADGETLGEFTIEEPIGSGPFAFEQTVEQELHLERFEDHPDADNINFSGYHCRFLDTNEGRWQELEAGEIDGLHTVFTPPHIVDGFPDHVREFLLESNFGMGILWDHDHKHFGQREVRQAIAHVIDRETVASNAGPNTEAPVSTPSGILGNHDGTADEWLGDHADGFNQYEVDTDRAAELLESAGFEREDGTWVDEDGDVLEFPVKAPSGYSDWVDAIQTFNDALNDFGIEAEFVSRDEAAFWGQDIYGDEGFDVALHEWANVQRHPYFSLEWLLDSWDTENVRNYDNSEIELPPVGEESGSETFVPEEDLQELATAADAEEEREYVQRLAWVVNQDLVMLPVMEKQDQSFISRDRFMAASTDDPDAHVDFPTTYLVRKGKLVAREE, from the coding sequence GTGTCCAGTCTTGCGGGATGCTTCGGTAACGGCGATGACGGGCCAGGAGAGGAGGAAGAACTCCCGGACCCATCGGAGACTGAATTCGTGGACACGGAGTTTGTGACGCCGGTCGTCGTCCCGCCACAGAACATGCAGTTCAATCCATATAACGACAGCAACTACCCCTGGCGCCCGGGCCTGGTGCTGTTCGATGACCTTGTTTATCTGGAAAAACTCGACAACACGTTCCGGCCCGGCGCCGTGGCTGATTGGACGGTCACGGAGTCGGATGTCACACTGGAGCTCCGTGATGGCCTCACCTGGCATAACGGCACTGACATTACCGCCGAGGACTTGGTTCGGAAGTTGAAGCTAGAGATCCACGACGGGAGCAATCTCGGGAACTACGTTGACCTCGACACAATCGTAGCCTCGGACGATTCCACCGTCGAGATGGAGTTAGAGCAGACAGTGGGCGAGGAGATGTTGCTCAACTTCTTTATGGAGATTACACTGGATACTCCTGCGGAGTACTATCAGGAGTTTCTGGAGGACTTCGAGGATGGCGGCGAAGGCGAGAACGCGGACGGTGAAACACTCGGCGAATTCACGATCGAAGAACCGATCGGGAGCGGGCCATTCGCCTTCGAACAGACAGTCGAACAGGAGCTCCATCTCGAACGGTTCGAGGACCATCCCGACGCCGACAACATCAATTTCTCCGGATACCACTGCCGGTTCCTCGATACGAACGAAGGGCGCTGGCAGGAACTTGAGGCCGGCGAAATCGACGGCCTCCATACTGTGTTTACGCCGCCCCATATCGTCGACGGGTTCCCGGATCACGTCCGTGAATTCCTTCTTGAATCCAACTTCGGAATGGGGATCCTCTGGGACCACGATCACAAACACTTCGGGCAACGGGAGGTTCGCCAGGCGATCGCCCACGTTATAGATCGTGAGACGGTAGCCTCGAACGCCGGCCCCAACACCGAAGCGCCGGTGAGCACGCCGTCGGGAATCCTGGGCAATCACGACGGAACAGCCGACGAGTGGCTCGGTGACCACGCTGATGGCTTTAACCAGTACGAAGTGGATACCGATCGTGCAGCGGAACTGCTCGAAAGCGCCGGGTTCGAGCGCGAGGATGGCACGTGGGTCGACGAGGACGGAGACGTTCTCGAGTTCCCCGTGAAAGCGCCGTCCGGCTACAGCGACTGGGTCGATGCGATCCAGACGTTCAACGACGCTCTCAACGACTTCGGCATCGAGGCGGAGTTCGTCTCCCGGGACGAAGCCGCGTTCTGGGGCCAGGACATTTATGGCGACGAAGGCTTCGATGTTGCGCTTCACGAATGGGCGAATGTCCAACGCCATCCGTACTTTAGTCTGGAATGGCTCCTCGATAGCTGGGATACGGAGAACGTTCGGAACTACGATAATAGCGAAATCGAGTTGCCCCCTGTCGGCGAAGAGAGCGGCTCCGAAACGTTCGTCCCGGAAGAGGATCTCCAGGAACTCGCTACAGCAGCTGATGCCGAAGAGGAACGCGAGTACGTCCAGCGGCTTGCATGGGTCGTCAACCAGGACCTCGTGATGTTGCCGGTCATGGAAAAGCAGGATCAGTCGTTCATTTCCAGAGATCGGTTCATGGCTGCCTCGACGGATGATCCGGACGCACACGTCGACTTCCCGACAACCTACCTCGTCCGAAAAGGGAAACTCGTTGCCAGAGAAGAATGA
- a CDS encoding aldo/keto reductase, with protein MEYTTLGSTGMEVSKICLGCMSFGSEESWMLDREESRELIERAIDLGVNFFDTANAYSDGESEELLGDVLAEYDRDRQVVATKVRFPVGDEHPHAAGLSRKTIEQELEASLDRLGMETIDLYQTHRIDPNTPPETTLRALDDAVRRGDVRHVGTSSMWAHQLGRRLRISEREDLVQFETMQNHYHLAYREEEREMLPLCDREDIGVIPWGPLGQGFLTRPFDALERTDRGDPDNHHNPTADYARGGGREINERVEELADEYGVTMAQVALAWQFQNEYVDAPIVGTTSVEHLEQAVEALTIDLSESDVKYLEEPYEPQPIVGHE; from the coding sequence ATGGAGTACACTACACTCGGCTCCACGGGCATGGAAGTCTCGAAGATCTGTCTCGGCTGCATGAGCTTCGGTAGTGAAGAATCGTGGATGCTCGACCGGGAGGAAAGCCGCGAGTTAATCGAACGAGCGATCGATCTCGGAGTGAACTTCTTCGATACCGCCAACGCCTACTCCGATGGGGAGTCCGAGGAGCTTCTTGGCGATGTCCTCGCCGAGTATGACCGCGACCGACAGGTCGTCGCGACGAAGGTCCGGTTTCCGGTCGGCGACGAACATCCGCATGCGGCCGGCCTCTCCCGGAAGACGATCGAGCAGGAACTCGAAGCCAGCCTCGATCGACTGGGAATGGAGACCATCGATCTCTATCAGACTCACCGAATAGATCCGAACACTCCACCGGAAACGACGCTTCGAGCACTTGATGATGCGGTGCGGCGCGGGGACGTCCGGCACGTCGGAACGTCCTCGATGTGGGCACACCAACTCGGCCGTCGTCTGCGGATCAGCGAACGGGAAGATCTCGTCCAGTTCGAGACGATGCAGAACCACTACCACCTCGCCTATCGGGAGGAAGAACGAGAGATGTTGCCGCTGTGCGATCGCGAAGATATCGGGGTGATCCCGTGGGGGCCACTCGGTCAGGGCTTCCTCACTCGTCCGTTCGATGCGCTCGAACGTACCGACCGTGGCGATCCGGACAACCACCATAACCCGACAGCCGACTACGCTCGTGGGGGTGGTCGGGAGATCAACGAACGCGTGGAGGAACTTGCCGACGAGTACGGCGTCACGATGGCTCAGGTCGCACTTGCCTGGCAGTTCCAGAACGAATACGTGGATGCCCCCATTGTCGGCACGACCTCGGTCGAACATCTGGAGCAGGCAGTCGAGGCGCTCACAATCGATCTCTCGGAGTCCGACGTAAAGTATCTGGAGGAACCGTACGAACCACAGCCAATCGTCGGTCACGAGTGA
- a CDS encoding NAD-dependent epimerase/dehydratase family protein, with protein sequence MMETIVVTGALGGAGKWIVDRLRADYEVVALDQRLPATTGIEGVSFQKVDLTQQGPVWETIVDADPSTVVHFGNIPHEENHAGGDVYENNAVSTFHVLEAAGRAGADVVWASSETVYGTHWPEPKLPEYLPVDEEHPVAPWNGYETSKLAGEAAAERVANAFDVAVTTMRPTWIQYPGRYQITSIREAFDFESAGRFGNFWSYVDVRDVVSFVEAAIDEAPEGHEVYNVFGPDNFLGVDTADAIEAGYGSLPEECRLEGDESAYTNAKATATLGWEPEQSWKTAEDENISAPSFDV encoded by the coding sequence ATGATGGAGACTATCGTCGTTACAGGCGCACTCGGAGGAGCAGGAAAATGGATCGTCGATCGGCTCAGAGCCGACTACGAGGTCGTTGCGCTTGATCAGCGACTTCCGGCGACGACGGGGATCGAAGGGGTAAGCTTTCAGAAGGTGGATCTGACCCAGCAGGGGCCGGTCTGGGAGACGATCGTTGACGCCGATCCGTCGACCGTCGTCCACTTTGGAAATATTCCTCACGAGGAGAACCACGCCGGCGGCGACGTCTACGAGAACAACGCCGTGAGTACGTTTCATGTACTGGAAGCGGCTGGGCGTGCCGGGGCGGACGTCGTCTGGGCGTCGAGCGAGACAGTCTATGGAACTCACTGGCCGGAGCCAAAACTCCCCGAGTATCTCCCCGTCGATGAAGAGCATCCCGTCGCCCCCTGGAACGGCTACGAGACCTCGAAACTGGCTGGCGAAGCCGCTGCAGAGCGAGTTGCCAACGCGTTCGACGTGGCGGTCACGACGATGCGGCCGACGTGGATCCAGTATCCGGGTCGCTATCAGATCACGTCGATCAGGGAGGCGTTCGACTTCGAGAGTGCGGGCAGATTCGGGAACTTCTGGTCCTACGTCGACGTCCGGGACGTCGTTTCCTTCGTTGAGGCGGCGATTGACGAGGCTCCAGAGGGGCACGAAGTGTACAACGTGTTTGGTCCCGACAACTTCCTCGGGGTCGACACGGCCGATGCGATCGAGGCGGGATACGGCTCGCTTCCCGAAGAGTGCAGGCTGGAGGGTGACGAGTCCGCCTACACGAACGCGAAGGCGACGGCGACGCTGGGCTGGGAACCAGAACAGTCCTGGAAGACTGCCGAAGACGAGAATATTTCAGCACCGTCGTTCGACGTCTGA
- a CDS encoding SprT-like domain-containing protein, whose translation MHSETDQAEGSEADVLDRARAYAQDIPIDVDLGAVQWTVSHRARRRAGSCRYDSDSGDVTIRLAWDAYREHGWEEITDVIRHELVHAWEFQQFGASGHGERFRNKAEEIDAPRHCSPFSEPRLRLVCTDEDCDWSADRFRASVTVTEPNTRRCGVCGERYRVEHVATGRSWRTAAGYEREREQIGDDW comes from the coding sequence ATGCACTCGGAGACAGACCAGGCTGAAGGGTCCGAAGCCGACGTTCTGGATCGAGCACGGGCGTATGCCCAGGACATCCCGATCGACGTCGATCTCGGCGCGGTCCAGTGGACAGTATCTCATCGGGCCAGGCGTCGCGCCGGTTCCTGTCGGTACGATAGCGATAGCGGAGACGTCACGATCAGGCTCGCCTGGGACGCCTACCGAGAGCACGGCTGGGAGGAGATAACCGACGTCATCCGCCACGAACTCGTCCACGCCTGGGAGTTCCAGCAATTTGGCGCGTCCGGTCACGGCGAGCGATTTCGGAACAAAGCTGAGGAAATCGATGCACCGCGACACTGTAGCCCGTTCAGCGAGCCACGACTTCGACTCGTCTGTACCGACGAGGACTGTGACTGGTCGGCAGACCGGTTTCGCGCGTCGGTGACCGTAACCGAGCCGAACACACGACGCTGTGGGGTGTGTGGCGAGCGGTATCGCGTCGAACACGTCGCTACCGGTCGGTCGTGGCGGACGGCGGCTGGCTACGAACGGGAACGAGAACAGATCGGCGACGATTGGTAA
- a CDS encoding AAA family ATPase, translated as MDVAEASEECEAVLDSISGAVIADREFLETVLLGVVSRGHVLLEDVPGTGKTLTANSFASALGLSFSRVQFTPDLLPTDVTGTHIFNEQEGTFEFSKGPIFANVVLADEINRAPPKTQAALLEAMGEGQVTVDGDTHELPDPFFVIATQNPVDQEGTFPLPEAQVDRFLVKSSIGYPEAAGEEELLHRRLGRVEQVPSVERAISEKAVSELREVPETVQVTDDIVSYLVEIVGRTRALRQVSVGVSPRGTQSLLEASRARAAMVGRDYVTPDDVAEIAKPVLAHRLVLTPEAKVDGVSKGALVDDVLDAVPVPTVE; from the coding sequence ATGGACGTAGCTGAAGCGAGCGAGGAGTGTGAAGCCGTCCTCGACTCCATTTCTGGTGCTGTCATCGCTGATCGTGAGTTTCTCGAAACCGTACTGCTCGGCGTCGTCTCCCGCGGGCACGTCCTGCTGGAAGACGTTCCGGGGACCGGAAAGACGCTCACCGCGAACAGCTTTGCGTCGGCGCTTGGACTCTCTTTCTCCCGGGTCCAGTTCACTCCCGATCTGCTGCCGACCGACGTGACGGGGACCCACATCTTCAACGAGCAGGAAGGCACGTTCGAGTTCAGCAAAGGACCGATCTTCGCGAACGTGGTGCTGGCCGACGAAATCAATCGTGCACCGCCGAAAACGCAGGCCGCCCTGCTCGAAGCGATGGGTGAGGGCCAGGTCACCGTCGACGGCGACACCCACGAGCTACCGGATCCGTTTTTCGTCATTGCGACACAGAACCCGGTCGATCAGGAAGGGACGTTTCCGCTCCCCGAGGCGCAGGTCGACCGCTTCCTCGTCAAGAGCTCGATCGGCTACCCCGAGGCAGCGGGCGAGGAGGAACTCCTGCACCGCCGCCTCGGGCGCGTCGAGCAAGTGCCGAGCGTCGAGCGTGCGATCTCCGAGAAAGCGGTCTCGGAACTCCGTGAGGTACCCGAAACCGTCCAGGTAACCGACGATATTGTCTCCTACCTCGTCGAAATCGTCGGACGGACCCGTGCATTACGCCAGGTCTCGGTCGGCGTCTCACCACGCGGGACCCAGAGCCTGCTTGAGGCATCACGCGCTCGCGCCGCGATGGTGGGCCGTGACTACGTGACGCCCGACGATGTGGCCGAAATCGCGAAACCGGTGCTGGCCCACCGCCTCGTCCTGACGCCCGAGGCGAAAGTCGACGGCGTCTCGAAGGGCGCACTCGTCGACGACGTGCTCGACGCCGTTCCCGTGCCGACGGTCGAGTAG
- a CDS encoding DUF7344 domain-containing protein: MAGEPDPNEKTRSDTSTSPDGRSLPPDVLEIDPAYEALGHPRRRYLCYTLLEDTEWSLTELATKIAAWENDIPEHEVSEREREAVSVSLYHAHVPKLVDEGVIAFDDAMETITPAEHTEQVLTALEGIGASVDANQEAHARSEMHDEGN; this comes from the coding sequence ATGGCTGGCGAACCAGACCCGAACGAGAAGACGCGGTCCGATACGTCCACATCGCCTGATGGCCGATCACTGCCGCCTGACGTCCTGGAAATCGACCCCGCGTACGAGGCACTGGGCCATCCCCGACGTCGGTATCTCTGCTACACACTGCTCGAAGATACCGAATGGTCACTGACGGAGCTGGCGACGAAGATCGCGGCGTGGGAGAACGACATCCCTGAACACGAGGTAAGCGAGCGCGAGCGTGAGGCGGTGAGTGTGTCGCTGTACCACGCACACGTCCCGAAGCTGGTTGACGAGGGCGTGATTGCGTTCGATGATGCCATGGAAACGATCACACCCGCTGAGCACACCGAACAGGTCCTTACCGCGCTCGAAGGGATCGGTGCCAGCGTCGACGCCAATCAGGAAGCACACGCACGGAGTGAGATGCATGACGAAGGAAATTAG
- a CDS encoding HalOD1 output domain-containing protein, with the protein MTKEISGGTMSDDDPPSEANTHWSQVAQRHYRPDGKRELTTVIVYAIAEAEDRSPGEIKSPPLYESVDVPAIEAAFFGPDVTENSRQGVGTVEFQYTGYLVKVRSDGWVQVYEPAEADLS; encoded by the coding sequence ATGACGAAGGAAATTAGCGGCGGTACCATGAGCGACGACGACCCACCCTCGGAGGCCAACACCCACTGGTCGCAGGTAGCACAGCGGCACTACAGACCTGACGGGAAAAGAGAGCTCACGACTGTTATTGTCTACGCGATTGCGGAAGCCGAAGACCGCTCCCCCGGCGAAATAAAATCGCCACCGCTGTACGAGTCGGTAGACGTGCCAGCGATCGAAGCGGCGTTCTTTGGCCCGGACGTTACCGAGAATTCGCGCCAGGGTGTCGGCACCGTCGAGTTTCAGTATACCGGATATCTCGTGAAGGTGCGGAGCGATGGCTGGGTTCAGGTGTACGAACCGGCAGAAGCCGATCTCTCGTAA
- a CDS encoding phosphatase PAP2 family protein, translating to MSLYTVLWDEASNELAREAVGPTAPAFDLITHLGDGALLVVLGVLIYWFGAPDNRRDRAFVIAVGIAALALSAGLKGIFQIPRPELAFSPEAYPGYTFPSAHAMGAAAFYGALAVTMEWGRRRIRYVLAGGIIGLIALSRVVMGVHYVGDVLVGVALGLALVAVGIWLAREGVFDPGPTFVLAAGIAVGALLLGSRQFVSLTLGASLGGTIGWYYVRDRRTTDTGAAVLAIGVLALVGILLLRVISEFLGISVPSIAFSPLVIGIEIIGFTLLTAVTLVLPAFAIRIEDRPTVQRLQRALPFRGRRFEAEDTPLGDD from the coding sequence ATGTCCCTCTATACTGTTCTCTGGGATGAAGCGAGCAACGAACTCGCCCGCGAGGCTGTCGGGCCGACAGCGCCTGCGTTCGACCTGATCACGCATCTCGGCGACGGGGCGTTGCTGGTCGTCCTCGGCGTTCTCATCTACTGGTTCGGCGCGCCGGACAACCGCCGGGATCGGGCGTTCGTGATCGCGGTCGGCATCGCCGCGCTTGCCCTGTCGGCCGGACTCAAAGGGATCTTCCAGATCCCCCGCCCCGAGTTGGCGTTCTCCCCCGAGGCCTATCCGGGCTACACCTTCCCGAGCGCCCACGCGATGGGTGCAGCAGCGTTTTACGGTGCACTCGCCGTGACAATGGAGTGGGGTCGTCGTCGGATCAGATACGTTCTTGCCGGAGGGATCATCGGCCTTATCGCCCTCTCGCGGGTCGTCATGGGCGTCCACTACGTCGGTGACGTCCTCGTCGGCGTCGCGCTCGGTCTCGCGCTCGTTGCCGTCGGCATCTGGCTGGCACGGGAGGGTGTGTTCGATCCTGGACCCACCTTTGTGCTCGCGGCCGGAATTGCGGTCGGGGCGCTCTTGCTGGGTTCGCGGCAGTTCGTCTCGCTCACCCTCGGAGCCTCGCTGGGTGGCACTATCGGCTGGTACTACGTTCGGGATCGACGGACTACTGATACCGGTGCAGCGGTGCTGGCGATCGGGGTACTCGCACTCGTCGGAATTCTGCTCTTGCGCGTGATCTCCGAGTTCCTCGGGATCTCCGTGCCCAGCATCGCATTTAGCCCGCTGGTCATTGGAATCGAGATCATCGGATTCACGTTGCTGACGGCGGTTACACTCGTACTTCCTGCGTTCGCCATTCGGATCGAGGATCGACCGACAGTACAGCGCTTACAGCGGGCGCTACCCTTCCGCGGACGTCGGTTCGAGGCCGAGGACACCCCACTCGGTGACGATTGA